Sequence from the Vanacampus margaritifer isolate UIUO_Vmar chromosome 18, RoL_Vmar_1.0, whole genome shotgun sequence genome:
CGTCCAGGAGAAACTCTTTGATGAGGTTTTAGATCGGGACGTGCAGAAAGGTCGACCGACTTCACTCACTAACATTGGCGTCaagatttctttcttttttcaaatcatCACCATCTTGTATGTCCCGCTTAGAACTGGAGGAGGAGTCGCCGGTCATCAACTGGTCGATGGAGCTGGGCACGCGTCTGGACAGCCGCCTGTACGCGCTGTGGAACCGCACGGCCGGGGACTGCCTGCTGGACTCGGTTCTGCAGGCCACGTGGGGCATCTACGACAAGGACTCGGTCCTGCGCAAGACGCTGCACGACAGCCTGCACGACTGCTCGCACTGGtcagttgcaaaaaaaaatctgcgcaGTCGCCGTCCGACCGGAtgtcgtgatttttttttttttttttgtgcgtttagGTTTTACACCCGCTGGAAGGAGTGGGAGTCGTGGTACTCGCAAAGCTTCGGTCTTCACTTCTCACTGCGGGAGGAGCAGTGGCAGGAGGACTGGGCCTTCATCTTGTCCCTGGCCAGCCAGGTGAGTCCCGTTGCATTGTGGGAACTTTCACGTCCTCTGGTTGGAGGGTTGTTATAGTTTTTGAAATGTTCATTATAGTTAGTAAATtaggttaatttaaaaaaaaaaatggtcaggatggctgttttttttttttttttttttaagagaaaatatttagtaaaatgaaaaaaaagtaacgcTTAGCGTTGCATTTAAACGAAAAAGCAGGCGAAAAGTCAAAAGCGCAAAATGGTCAGCTGGGggtgacgtcatctgaaggtgctttttttattggttgctgctggatgacgtcacttctgagTCACTCACTCAAACGtccttattgaaataaatatacttaaatttaaatttaaaaacaaccccAAAGGCTAATATTTTattaggatttttattttattattttattatttttattttattatttttattttattattttattatttttattttatttattaaattgattCCCAAAGACCAAAACTAAGGACTTTTTCACTATATTTagttgttgttggttttgtaaagtttttttttttttaaagcattttttttttctttttttgggggagagagctcagtattgatcatttgacatgtcatcatcattgttctcccttttttatatatatatatatatatatatatatatttttattttttttttaaatttttatgtgtgcgtgcgtgcgtgtaaaaaaaaaataatcataaagcatttttttaatcttattttgttaacgaaatttATTGGGGAATTATAGTTATtatgttagttttagttaaataaaataaccttggttggAAGCTGGTGTGTGACACGGCAGTCATGTGACGGCCATTTTTCCCGTAAGATTAGCCTTAACGTGAAATGAGGCAAATCCTCACCGTGTGTGACGTCAGTtgagatttttcttcttttttttttttctttccgtgGGTGCAGCCCGGGGCAAGCCTGGAGCAGACCCACATTTTCGTGCTGGCACACATCCTCCGCAGGCCCATCATCGTTTACGGCGTCAAATACTACAAAAGTTTCCGAGGGGAGACGTTAGGGTACACGCGATTTCAaggtgagcgagcgagcgagcgcacACGCGGGACTTTTCTCCAATCTTCCGTCTGCTTGATTGATGCAGGCGTGTACCTGCCGCTGCTGTGGGAGCAGAGCTTCTGCTGGAAGAGCCCCATCGCGCTGGGCTACACGCGCGGCCACTTCTCTGCCCTGGTGGCCATGGAGAACGACGGCTACGGCGACAACCGCGGCGCCGGCGCCAACCTCAACACGGACGACGACGTCACCGTCACCTTCCTGCCGCTGGTGGACAGCGAGCGCAAGCTGCTGCACATCCACTTCCTGTCGGCGCAGGAGGTAACGGCAAAAACCTCAACGGCCAATAAAGACTGCTACCTTGGAacgaaactaaaaaaaaagatcattgaaatcatgagagagagagatttgtgGTTTCAAGCTAGAAATCAGTCACTGCCAATTTTATGTTAAGTTGAAAGTGATTAATAAAGTAACTTCTAATCTATCACAGATACTTTTACAATTACTTTTGATTCAAGTAATCaaaataagttacttttaaagtcaAGTAATAGTAATTAAGTTACATTTAAAGCTTTTCAactcaagtaatcagtaaagtaacagtTACTTTTAAAGTCAAGTAATTGGTAAATTAGTTACTTTAaagtcaagtaatcagtaaaacaGTTACTTTTAAAGCCGTGTATTCAgtatttaatttacttttaaaatcaagtaattggTAACTAAGTTACTTGTAAGTCAAGTATACAGTAAAACAGTTACTTTTAAAGCCAAGTATTCAGtatttaagttacttttaaaatcaattaattcgtaactaagttacttttaagtcaagtaatcagtaaaacaGTTAATTTTAAAGCCAAGTATTCCGtatttaagttacttttaaaatcaagtaattggtaactaagttacttttaagtCAAGTAAAACAACAGTTACTTCCCAAAAggcaagtaatcagtaattaagttacttttaaaatcaagtatcAGTAATGTAAGTTGCTTTTaagtcaagtaatcagtaaaacaACAGTTACTTCCCAAAAGGCAAGTAATCAGTAATGTAAGttactttaaagtcaaataATCGGTAAAGCAACAAAGTTACTTTTAAAGCCAAGTGTAATCCTGAAAGTAACTTATGGCGTCTTTTGTCCCCAGATGGGCAACGAGGAGCAGCAGGAGAAGCTGCTGCGCTCGTGGCTGGACTGCAGCGTGACGGACGGCGGCATGCTGGCCGCCATGCAGAAGAGCTCGCGCCGCCGCAACCACCCGCTGGTCACGCAGATGCTGGAGAAGTGGCTGGACACGTACCGGCAGATACGACCCTGCGCCGCGCTCTCCGACGGcgaggaggacgacgacgaagacgaGTGAGTGACGcgtgcggggaaaaaaaaacaaccaaacaaatgtGGACACTGTCGCCAGGACTCTTTTCCCGCCTTCCCAGAATCTTTACAAGCGCATGtgttgcgggggggggggggatcctcGCGTCCACATTGTAGACATCCCAGTACTTATTATTTCATCATGAAGAAAactgcactctttttttttttttttttgcctgacgGACATTTAGCAGAGAACCCACCCCGACCCGTTTGGTCATTCTTGAAgctatttattctttattttgttttgcacaGATTAATAGCTGCGTTCTGTGAGGGTGGGGagatgggagggggggggggggcagttcaCTGACATTTTTACGTTGTGACGTAGTAGTTGGGGAAGTGGCAACTGAGGACGGAAAGAGAGATGCAAACAATTTCTCTTTCCACACACTGCATTCATATGATTAAATTTGTTCACTTGCATCTTCACTTGTTTTCTCTCGTGTGCCTGACATCTGTTTCGGCGTTGatccagaccccccccccccccctgaaatATTCAATAATCGAATGCAAATGTGAGCTTAATAATAAAAGACCTAGTGTCCAGATAAGAATTAATGCAACCAGCTACAATTTTATGctcaaatatttttacaaatatataaaaaaataataatattgttgaAGAAAAACTGTTAATTTCGTTTtcatccaggaaaaaaaaaaaaagccaagtctAAATCAAAATCCAACctacaatattatcattcagtattattattccatttgaataatgtaatattaaataaatgtttacttaaatttgaaTTATCATTTGCAGAAACATTCAAAAATACTTCAAATCAGGTCATCCAAATAGGACATTTTCACATCCTGCTGTACTGTGGCGCCCTCCTGTGGCCGCAAAATGAAACCACACAACTTGGAAACcagctcttttttcttttcttttattggaACTGCACTGAATGCTAAATGTTCACCTGATAcaagaaacaaatacaaatactcaCGCTAAAAACAAAAGCGTACTTgctgggggggagtgggggggggtgcTGCCTCGCTCTGCTATGATCGCCAAACTACGGACGGGAGTTTTCTGCTATTGCTTTTGACAAGAGGACAGGATGAAAATCGTAGAGCACAAGGAACATCCAACTAATCCGTAGCAGTCTAACAGGACAACTCGCCAAACACTGGAGAGacgtcaacttttttttttctctttaactCATGGACAAAACTGCaaaaaggagggggggaaaaaaggcggGTATTCCTGAGTCAAGTTTGTCGTCACCCTTTTTCTTTACATATCAAAATAACATTGGAATTAACAATCAAGTgcgtgatgtttttttgttttttttcattcattgctGCACTTGCTAATCGCTAATTGATTTTCAGCtcattttcttttctaattAGATTTTGAAGGAGGCCTAAACAACATGTACTAGTTACAGAAGATGGCAAGGTCAAAGGGCGGCAGCTCAGGGATAGAgaaggggtaaaaaaaataaaataataataataaaaagtgggGGGTTGGTGATGCAGGTTCCCAAAACAAAGTCCGCAGTGGTtggtatcccccccccccccactccactaaaaaaaaaaatacaaacaagatGTTGAAAAGTACAAATTCCACCGGAACCTGTTGGAATGGGGGCACTGTCTCTTGGTCCCGTTTGAAGTGGGGCGGTGATGGGCTGGAGAATGacgggtgggggaggggggtgggggggtgatgGGGGGTGCTATTGCTCGGTGAGGTGCTCTCTGGGCTCGCCGTGTTTGGAAGGCTGATTGGGCGACGGGGCCTGCGACGGGTGGGTACCGGAGGGCAGGGTGTGGGCGATGGGAACCCCACCGGGTACCAGGCCCTCTAGCGCCCCGGCGAGACCGCCCGGGGCCACGCCCACCACGCCTGGCGGGTATCTGCTGGAAGGCAGAAGGACGGAGAACACGTCACAAAACGGCAcgatttaaatggggaaaaaaagaagaggaggaaacttttatttcctttttttttaatgctagtcATTACATATGAATAAAATGCTCAAGTCAATTACTGAAATTAACATTTAATTACTacttataattattaaaaaattccaATTTACTTTTGACaatctaacataaaaaaagaacagtacaattgatcatttttatactttaaaaattaacaaaacgTTTTCATAAATGGAAAAACAAGTATTAgaattgtcacattttaaagcTACAAGATtcctagaaaaaatataaacccccttaaaaaaataataattttaacctATTCAATGCTAAGCCAACAAAATGTGTATTATGTCCTATTAAAAGCATCCATATTcataatttgaacatttttttacttttttttccccttttcaaattattaaaaaaaaaatctttgggaGTTAAATGTTTATTCgacaacaaaaatgtgtggaataaaaaaaaaaaatcactaaatagttctaagatttgaaataaattcaacataatttcatttatattatttctaGAAATGTTctaatttaaaatgtgtaagCAATGACACACAAGTGCAAGAGTTGTTTGGGAAATCGTGAACGGTTCTACTTGAAGTTTGACTgcaaatgctgcattcgaggaaggtgggaagtcagaCTTTTCTGTTACAGTATTGTGAAATCGATTGGgcgaaggtaaaaaaaaaaaaaagacggacccccccccccccctaaaaacaaAGACCATGAATGGTAGAACATAATTTACACATTAGaaagatgatttattataaCATGAATTGAGTTATTTAAAATACGTAAAAAAATATCCGACTTCCCAGCATCCTCaaatgcagcgtaaggtgagcatagagggagggaggggtttCGTGAGGACCGCCCACCCCCGAATCAGACTGCAGCCGTACCGTCAAAAAGAAGAATGCAGTTTACGTTCATTGCAGAATTGCaaaatgcacaaacaagttCTGAGACGGAACCAAACGGCACAAGgtaagctcttttttttaattataattctcaatgtttcaatttttttcctcgCATAGCCAAGTTTGTTCTTGACCAGTTAGCAGAGCAGCCAACACAGCTAGCATGCCAAAATGCTAACTGTcattagaataataataacataactaAAACCTTTCAAATTCTGCAATGACTCATATGTCCACTAGGGGGTGCGGTTGGAGCATCTGTGGGAAGGgatgaagacacacacacacacacacacaggtgggtGTCGTTCTAGTATTCCCTCCCGGTGCATTTACCTGCTCCCCATCTAggcatttattttgtcttgggGAACGCCGGAAGCGACGGGCGGCAGTGTTTGGTTGATGTGGCTGCGTGGAACGACAACAACGACCACAATGCGGACGTCAACATGGTAGAGCACAACATACTCGCAacctctcacgcacacacgacagacaaatgccttactatacgtcatgtcattttttggtcttaaaaataaagaaagcgttagccctaaaaaaaaaacatctgaaaaaGCCTTATTTTAcatcatgacattttttgtcaaaaaaaatcagaaaaagcttttttttttatctaaaaaaaaatcagaaaaaactttattttacatcatgacattttttgtcaaaaaatgttgttttttttaaatctaaagaaaaatcagaaaaaagcCTTATTTTAcatcatgacattttttgtcaaaaaaaatcagaaaaagcttttttttttatctaaaaaaaatcagaaaaaactttattttacatcatgacattttttgtcaaaaaaaactttttttaaatctaaagaaaaatctgaaaaaagccTTATTTTAcatcatgacattttttgtccaaaaaaatctgaaaaagctttttttttatctaaaaaaaatcagaaaaaactttattttacatcatgacattttttgtcaaaaaatgttttttttttaaatctaaagaaaaatctgaaaaaagccTTATTTTAcatcatgacattttttgtcaaaaaaaatcagaaaaagctttttttttatctaaaaaaaaatcagaaaaaaaattattttacatcatgacattttttgtcaaaaaaaacttttttttaaatctaaagaaaaatctgaaaaaagccTTATTTTAcatcatgacattttttgtcaaaaaagctttttttttaaatctaaaaaaaaatctgaaaaaagccTTATTTTAcatcatgacattttttgtcaaaaaaaaaacagaaaaagcttttttttttatctaaaaaaaatctgaaaaaacttttttacatcatgacattttttgtcaaaaaaagctttttttttttaatctaaaaaaaaatctgaaaaaaagccttattttacatcatgacatttttttgtcaaaaaaaattgaaaaaaacattttttttgtctaaaaaagatcccaaaaatctgaaaaaagcTTAACTATATACATCATGTTTTTAAACCTTAATTTTatacattgttatttttaagtCTTAAGTCTCACAAAAtgttgacgatgatgatgagaaaggccttttttttttttagatgacagAAAGACTAACCAGTCCGTTTATTTTATTAAGAGGtgtttaaagcatttttaaacaatgagtgtgaaacatgtaaataaatcaacaaaatcGGTCTATTTGcgtaagagctttttttttttttttttttgaatattgtttcattttttctttccattttttcGGGGCAGGGGGGAGGTCACCTGTAGGCGGCACCGTTGAGCTCAGGGTGAACGGCAGGTTGGTCCATGACGGCCCAGGGCGCCGTGGTGACAAAGAACTCCTTGTTGACGCAGTTTCGTAAGCTGTCCGGGATGCGTcctaaaaggaaaggaaaggaagcGTTTGCTTTGCTGCAGCCTGCTAGAGCAAGCGCGCCCGAGCGAGCGCGCCGCGGGCGGCGCTCCACCTACCCGTGATGGCTCTTCGGATCTCGGTGGCGGCGGCCTCCCTCATTTCCAGAGACGCCTGCTCGCTGTACCAGGCCGTGTGAGGCGTGCAGATCAGGTTGGGGGCGTCTTTCAGGGGGCCTTGAGCAAAACTGAACACAAACAGGAAAAGCACATGACactttaaacaggggtgtgtagacttttttttttttaagtattttttgcaGGCCTGACCTGAAGGGCTCGGTCTCATGGACGTCCAAGGCGGCTCCACGTATCCGGCCCTCCTTCAGGGCCTGGGCCAGGGCCTTCTCATCCACCAGACCGCCCCGGGCTGTGTTCACCAGGAACGCTCCCTGACGCATCTGACACACGGaacgcacacaaaacaaaagatacAAGGATTCAAAAAGTTGTTCTACTTGTCCTGCAGTTCCCTCAACTCCCCAGCAGGCGTCACTCTGCTCATATGGCTAAACACAtacaaaacatgacacaaaaatatatttaaaaaataaataaataagtggaaatgaaatataaaaatattagacTATAATAAAAATGGTTAGCTGAGGAATTAGACATCTagataatgcaaaaataattgggaaaaacaaagtttggataaaaaaattccccccaaatttGATGAACTTTAGTCAGGGAAAATATtcagacaaaataataaaaaaatataaataataaatacatagtaAAAATGTTGCTGCAAAAATTAGAAATATTACCcaacacatggcaaaaaaaaaagcaggttaaaaaaatatacaaaatattacacacacacaaaagaccattttaaagatgaaacaaaatatATCAAGAGTACAATATGTAGAAAACGCAATTTGAATCCGAGATGGCTTTATGCGTCACTAAATAAATTTTTCatgcatattttaaaatgttgactcatgtttttgagaaaaaattCATCTAGAAAAGTttgtctgatttaaaaaaaataaataaaaatgttgaagtgtaattttggttaaaaataccaaaatatgaAATCCCAAAtatagtacaaaaaaataataatccaaaagtagattatgaaaataaataaaagataccAGCTCGAAAGAGTGTGACGTAACGTGCACCTGTTTGATGGTGAAGTCGTTGATGAGGTGATGGTTGTGCTCGTTGAGGTTGCAGTGCAGGGAGACGCAGTCGCTCTGGTAGAGGAGGTCCTGCAGCGTGTAGACGCGCTGCACGCCCAGCGAGCGCTCCAGCCCGTCTTGCAGGTACGGGTCGTAGAACAGCACGTTGAAGCCGAACACCTTGGCACGCACCGCCACCGCCTGCCCCGAACGACCTGACGACCACAGCGGGGGAGTGACAACGCCAGACTGTTAGCTGCGCCACTTGAGCAGTTAGCTTGTAACCTCGTTAGCATGTGTTTTCAATGTGACTTTATAGGGGATTAAAAAAAGCTCTGAAAAAAGcctgtcatttgtcatttttttgtctaaaaaaaaaaaatctgataaaggCTTACTATACATCGTGtcgtttttttgtcaaaatttttttggggggaaaaagcctCACTACACTTCATGTtgattttttgtcaaaaaaattttggggggggggggggtggaaagccttactaaaaaaaatctgaaaaaagccTCACTACACATGTcgattttttgtcaaaaaaatttggggggaaaaaagccttactaaaaaaaaatctgaaaaaaaccTCACTACACATCATGTCGTTTTTTTGTCaaagtttttgggggggaaaagccTTACTACACTTCATGTCGATtttttgtccccaaaaaattggggggaaaaaagcctcaCTACTACACATGtcgtttttttgtcaaaattttttttggggggaaaaagccttactaaaaaaatctggaaaaagcCTCACTACACATCATGTCgattttttgtctaaaaaatttgggagggggggggggggagccttactaaaaaaatctggaaaaaaccTCACTACACTTCATGTCGattttttgcccaaaaattttttggggaaaaaagctttactaaaaaaaatctgaaaaaagccTCGCTACacatgtcgtttttttttcaaaattttttttggggggaaaaagccttactaaaaaaatatggaaaaagcCTCACTAcacatcatgtcatttttttgtcaaaaaaaaatgaaaaagccttactatattCATGTcacatcatgtcatttttttggtctaaaaaaaatctcactacACGTcattattttgtctaaaaaaatgaaaaagccttactatacataatgtcattttttgggtctaaaaaaaatctgaaaaaaaaaggcttatcaccatgtcattttttttggtctaaaaaaaattatgaaaaagccttactatatatacatcacatcatttttttggtctaaaaaaaatctgaaaaaaaaaaggcttactaTACCTTCATGtcgttatttttttgtctaaaaaaagggccttactatacataatgtcatatttttgttctaaaaaaaatctggaaaaaaaaaccctcactacacgtcatttttttggtctaaaaaaagggcccaaaaaaaaatctgaaaaaaaaaccccataccatcatgttattattttttgtctaaaaaaaggGCCTTACATAcataatgtcatatttttgttctaaaaaaaatctgaaacccCCCCCTCACTACACgtcatttttttgtggaaaaaaggGCTTACTAcacatcatgtcatttttttggtaaaaaaaaaaatctgaaaaaaaaaaaaaggcttaccatcatgtcatttttttggtaaaaaaaaaatctgaaaaaaaaaaggcttactaTACCATCATGTCGTTAttttttggtctaaaaaaagGGCCTTACTATAgatcaagtcatttttttggttaaaaaaaaatcagaaaaaaaaaaggcttactaTACACAgcatgtcatatttttgttctaaaaaaaaatcgggaaaaaaaaaccctcactacacgtcatttttttgtccaaaaaaaaaagtggaaaaaaaggctTACTACATAcacatcatgtcatttttttggtaaaaaaaaaatctgaaaaaaaaaaaggcttactaTACCATCATGTCGTTAttttttggtctaaaaaaagGGCCTTACTATagatcatgtcatttttttggttataaaaaaaaatctgaaaaaaaaggcttactaTACACAtcatgtcatatttttgttctaaaaaaaatcggggaaaaaaaaccctcactacacgtcatttttttgtcaaaaaaaaaagtggaaaaaaaaaggcttactacacatcatgtcatttttttggtaaaaaaaaaaatctgaaaaaaaaaaaggcttactatagatcatgtcatttttttgtttaaaaaaaaaaaaaggcttactaTACACATCATGTCATActtttgttctaaaaaaaatcgGGAAAAAAACCCCTCActacatgtcatttttttgtcaaaaaaaaagtggaaaaaaaggcttactacacatcatgtcatttttttggttaaaaaaaaaatcagaaaaaaaaaaggcttactaTACACAtcatgtcatatttttgttctaaaaaaaatcggggaaaaaaaaccctcactacacgtcattttttttgtcaaaaaaaaaagtggaaaaaaaaggcttactacacatcatgtcatttttttggtaaaaaaaaaaatctgaaaaaaaaggcttactatagatcatgtcatttttttggttaaaaaaaatctaaaaaaaaaaggcttactaTACACAtcatgtcatatttttgttctaaaaaaaatcggaaaaaaaaaaccctcactacacgtcatttttttgtcaaaaaaaaaagtggaaaaaaaggcttactacacatcatgtcatttttttggtaaaaaaaaaaatctgaaaaaaaaaggcttactatacatcatgtcatttttttggtaaaaaaaaaaatctgaaaaaaaaaaaggcttactaTACCATCATGTCGTTAttttttggtctaaaaaaagGCTTACTATACACAtcatgtcatatttttgttctaaaaaaaatctggaaaaaaaaccctcactacacgtcatttttttgtcaaaaaaatatgaaaaagccttacttaaaaatattctcacccccccccaaaaaaaaaaaaaaataaaaaaaaaaaaataaaaaaataaaaaaaatatatatatatatatatatatatatatatatatatatatatgtatatattc
This genomic interval carries:
- the ctbp2l gene encoding C-terminal binding protein 2, like isoform X6, with protein sequence MELSVSGVPQSSSAGIRPQIMNGPMHPRPLVALLDGRDCTVEMPILKDLATVAFCDAQSTQEIHEKVLNEAVGAMMYHTITLTREDLEKFKALRIIIRIGSGYDNIDIKAAGELGIAVCNIPSAAVEETADSTLCHVLNLYRRNTWLYQALREGTRVQSVEQIREVASGAARIRGETLGLIGFGRSGQAVAVRAKVFGFNVLFYDPYLQDGLERSLGVQRVYTLQDLLYQSDCVSLHCNLNEHNHHLINDFTIKQMRQGAFLVNTARGGLVDEKALAQALKEGRIRGAALDVHETEPFSFAQGPLKDAPNLICTPHTAWYSEQASLEMREAAATEIRRAITGRIPDSLRNCVNKEFFVTTAPWAVMDQPAVHPELNGAAYSRYPPGVVGVAPGGLAGALEGLVPGGVPIAHTLPSGTHPSQAPSPNQPSKHGEPREHLTEQ
- the ctbp2l gene encoding C-terminal binding protein 2, like isoform X7; translation: MWRQHFPGIRPQIMNGPMHPRPLVALLDGRDCTVEMPILKDLATVAFCDAQSTQEIHEKVLNEAVGAMMYHTITLTREDLEKFKALRIIIRIGSGYDNIDIKAAGELGIAVCNIPSAAVEETADSTLCHVLNLYRRNTWLYQALREGTRVQSVEQIREVASGAARIRGETLGLIGFGRSGQAVAVRAKVFGFNVLFYDPYLQDGLERSLGVQRVYTLQDLLYQSDCVSLHCNLNEHNHHLINDFTIKQMRQGAFLVNTARGGLVDEKALAQALKEGRIRGAALDVHETEPFSFAQGPLKDAPNLICTPHTAWYSEQASLEMREAAATEIRRAITGRIPDSLRNCVNKEFFVTTAPWAVMDQPAVHPELNGAAYSRYPPGVVGVAPGGLAGALEGLVPGGVPIAHTLPSGTHPSQAPSPNQPSKHGEPREHLTEQ
- the ctbp2l gene encoding C-terminal binding protein 2, like isoform X4, producing the protein MSLTDKHKVKRQRLDRICEGIRPQIMNGPMHPRPLVALLDGRDCTVEMPILKDLATVAFCDAQSTQEIHEKVLNEAVGAMMYHTITLTREDLEKFKALRIIIRIGSGYDNIDIKAAGELGIAVCNIPSAAVEETADSTLCHVLNLYRRNTWLYQALREGTRVQSVEQIREVASGAARIRGETLGLIGFGRSGQAVAVRAKVFGFNVLFYDPYLQDGLERSLGVQRVYTLQDLLYQSDCVSLHCNLNEHNHHLINDFTIKQMRQGAFLVNTARGGLVDEKALAQALKEGRIRGAALDVHETEPFSFAQGPLKDAPNLICTPHTAWYSEQASLEMREAAATEIRRAITGRIPDSLRNCVNKEFFVTTAPWAVMDQPAVHPELNGAAYSRYPPGVVGVAPGGLAGALEGLVPGGVPIAHTLPSGTHPSQAPSPNQPSKHGEPREHLTEQ
- the ctbp2l gene encoding C-terminal binding protein 2, like isoform X5 encodes the protein MSLTDKHKVKRQRLDRICEGIRPQIMNGPMHPRPLVALLDGRDCTVEMPILKDLATVAFCDAQSTQEIHEKVLNEAVGAMMYHTITLTREDLEKFKALRIIIRIGSGYDNIDIKAAGELGIAVCNIPSAAVEETADSTLCHVLNLYRRNTWLYQALREGTRVQSVEQIREVASGAARIRGETLGLIGFGRSGQAVAVRAKVFGFNVLFYDPYLQDGLERSLGVQRVYTLQDLLYQSDCVSLHCNLNEHNHHLINDFTIKQMRQGAFLVNTARGGLVDEKALAQALKEGRIRGAALDVHETEPFSFAQGPLKDAPNLICTPHTAWYSEQASLEMREAAATEIRRAITGRIPDSLRNCVNKEFFVTTAPWAVMDQPAVHPELNGAAYRYPPGVVGVAPGGLAGALEGLVPGGVPIAHTLPSGTHPSQAPSPNQPSKHGEPREHLTEQ